In one Arenibacter antarcticus genomic region, the following are encoded:
- a CDS encoding DUF6327 family protein, translated as MNKPVFTSFEEIDHKLKILRLQREIEMEQIKLHLNGAKNNLLPTALVGGVGRWSKRLLITFISRKILRKFS; from the coding sequence ATGAATAAACCCGTATTTACCTCTTTTGAGGAGATAGATCATAAGTTAAAGATATTACGACTTCAGCGAGAAATTGAAATGGAGCAGATAAAGTTACATCTAAATGGTGCAAAGAACAACCTACTACCAACAGCGCTAGTCGGAGGAGTAGGGAGGTGGTCCAAAAGATTACTAATTACCTTCATTTCCAGAAAAATTTTAAGAAAGTTTAGCTAG
- a CDS encoding SPFH domain-containing protein yields MGSFLLIPILFIGIVILFSSFFTVKQQTAAIVERFGKFNSVRTSGLQIKIPLVDKIVARVGLKIQQLDVIVETKTLDDVFVKLKISVQYVVLKNKVYEAFYQLEYPHDQITSYVFDVVRAEVPKMKLDDVFVKKDDIAIAVKTELQDAMLDYGYDIIKTLVTDIDPDGQVKEAMNRINASEREKIAAQFEGDAARILIVEKAKAEAESKRLQGQGIADQRREIARGLEESVEVLNKVGINSQEASALIVVTQHYDTLQSIGEATNSNLILLPNSPQAGSDMLNNMVASFTASNMIGESMKKTQITKKE; encoded by the coding sequence ATGGGTTCATTTTTATTAATTCCGATTCTATTTATCGGCATCGTGATTCTTTTTTCATCTTTTTTTACGGTAAAACAACAAACCGCAGCAATAGTAGAGCGATTTGGAAAGTTTAACAGTGTTAGGACTTCAGGGCTTCAGATTAAAATTCCTTTAGTGGATAAAATTGTCGCACGGGTTGGACTTAAAATTCAACAGCTTGATGTCATTGTAGAGACAAAGACCTTGGACGATGTTTTTGTAAAACTTAAAATTTCAGTTCAGTATGTGGTACTGAAAAACAAGGTATACGAAGCATTTTATCAATTGGAATATCCCCATGATCAAATTACTTCTTACGTATTCGACGTGGTACGTGCCGAAGTTCCAAAAATGAAATTGGATGATGTTTTTGTTAAGAAAGATGATATCGCAATAGCAGTTAAGACAGAACTGCAAGATGCGATGTTGGATTATGGGTACGATATTATTAAGACCCTAGTAACAGACATTGATCCGGATGGCCAGGTAAAGGAGGCTATGAACCGAATTAACGCTTCCGAAAGAGAAAAAATTGCGGCACAGTTTGAAGGGGATGCAGCGCGGATCTTAATTGTAGAAAAAGCAAAGGCCGAGGCAGAAAGCAAACGATTACAAGGTCAGGGTATAGCAGATCAACGAAGGGAAATAGCACGCGGATTAGAAGAGTCTGTAGAAGTATTGAACAAGGTGGGTATTAACTCCCAAGAAGCATCTGCCCTTATTGTGGTTACCCAACATTATGATACCTTACAATCTATTGGGGAGGCAACCAATAGCAATTTAATACTGCTACCTAACTCCCCGCAGGCGGGAAGTGATATGTTGAACAATATGGTGGCTTCCTTTACTGCTAGTAATATGATTGGGGAATCTATGAAAAAAACACAAATCACCAAAAAGGAATAA